The following DNA comes from Nicotiana sylvestris chromosome 10, ASM39365v2, whole genome shotgun sequence.
CTAAATGAGCTTAGAGATGTATAAGACTATGAATGATTTGAAGAGATGAAAtgttgccctggtagtagaataagggtgtaattgtaatAGATAAGAAGATGACGTTAAGGCCATTCATTGGTtaatgatttaaagaaaaggGATTCCATGAATTGTATTGGATCATAATAACCCCACAAGATGGATCACGTTAGATGCGATGAGAAACGGTTATTAAAGTATAGTATTGCCCCTACGTGAATCAGGctaatcacttcaaatattccccGATGatacgtgagccctagtgacagtgttaCATAataggtttcaagttatcagtggtagattatagatcaacattaaggtgaatcaacaattgatgaggtaaaaattcaaaattatgagatgagattaggcttaagatgaacagtaatgaggaagcattaaaggacttagatttctACACATAGGATAAGAAGCAAGAGAATAACCTAGAGTTAGGTAGCAGACCTTGGTaacaataaatcgaagtaagtgttatggtatagtctgacctatgtagatgcagtaaatccataaggattgATAACCGAGGCTATGAAATAAGTTACAGAAATTGTCGTAAGTTTGACAAAGTACCATGCAAaggacttcagtacacctatagattcctagagggacagcttgtcatatTTCCGTATATGTTCACAAACTGAGGTCTAGAGATTGGATAatagctggaggaaaaaggagagaaaagttGCATAGGCGCACATGCAGGGATAGAGTCATACAGGCTACccgatagaaggtagcaacaataATAATATTGGAAGAATTTTGACCATAGGTCATAGTGTAAGAAAGAGTCCTAAAGGGGGAGaatgccctagactttggatttattcacataaTCGCTGTCTAGATAGAAAGGACTGTATAAAGTATTTGTTAGAGATATAGATTAATGAGACTGATAAGTGTATCAGTCAACATTAGAGGAcaaatgttcctaaggggggaataatgttacaccctatgctttcatacgtgagagtataTTGTAAGTCGAGTGACGTAAGCTAAGAAATGGGATTgtctttgaaagtatataaaataaattaatcatGTTATGTTGGACGTTACAAATActtaagatcatgaataccaagtaccaagcGGGTTTAAAGGCTTAGAAGCTAagtgaattgaagaaaataagtttcgttaaaactcgacaagttgggaatgttataacatgtactttttgGGCGAGACTAGGGTatttaacatgataaggaggttatgttataaGATATGTTAgttgtatgatagtcgtgtgttatattttgaagtcaagcgagttgtggaacaaaagtttgCAAAGGTCATTacaagttacattcaaaaataagctgaaaattaggtcaaatgtaactgcgcttttctcccaatatacttagatTTAAATGGTATTCCACCCATCAAATTGAAGATATATGATTCTATTTTGTAACAAATTAAATAATTTGTCAATATGATATTGGACTAGAGATATATATGCATTTTTGCGATACTGCGCAtactgctaggtgacaagtaggtatgtcacctacttgcttaaatgagagGATTAAATATGCCCAAAAAGGGGCTATTTCGGGTCGGACAAAGAGCACATTTAAAGGATTATCTCCTAAAATATAATACTCGTTATATAGCATAATAACTAGACATAAACCCCTGCAAAAGTCCTCCCAAAGGTTacacacaaaccctaattgatttgctctccttttcaagttctagttggatgagaaacctagagtttgaagaaccaagataggagcTGAGATATTCAACAAATAAGGTAATTTTACTTCTCTATTTCATGCATTTTTTCTTCTAGAAATGTATGGTAAGTTGTTCTAtaattgtaagaactcacgggacggtgatcggaagccatgagttcgagttattcaacttgtagtggactgttttgtgggttATTTTGTGTTGATGTTGGATTGCATGTTTTGCTACTATTTTATGGAGTTTTAGAGGAAAAATTGTGTGAATAAACACTACATAAATTCAGGGTGATGGGCTGGTCGTTCATTGCAACATTTTCGGGATGTTTGATACTACTATGATGctcgttttgtgtatgaagagattggggtgtgttggactgttttgtagtattttgtggtgtatataaggttgaaaaataatgtatatatgttgttattattgttttcttgtgttgttggtgttaccttgaatttggaggaagtaaggattataggggagatgctgtccattttaatacaaaataagATTGTCGTTCTGTACAAATCTGAAAAAGgtacggttcatcccaataatagtcttGACAATCTTGTTTGAGCTCCTTTCTTTGGTTTGAATAGAGCTCAACCTGAATGATAccactcacaagataatttgTTAGATCCACGAACTGTGACACCTTTTTCCTTTAAATAGCCAAGAGTTGCTCATCggggaaggagtcattgatttTAAGCCCATCATgcagcctcccctcctcctctaaacgagacaagtggtccaccacttggttttcactccctTTTTGATCTTGGATAAAAATATCAAACTATTGAAAAAAACGTAGCCATATCATCAAACGGGCTTTGGAATCTTTCTTGATCATGAGATAACAGAGTGCTGCATGATCCGTAAGAACAATCACCTTCGCACCCATCAAGTACGGGAGAAACTTCTCAATTGCAAACACAATGGTAAGAAGCTCTTTTTCGTAACAGTGTAGTTGACTTGGGAactattcatggtcttgcttgcataatatACCAGATGAAAGATCTTGTTGATGCATTGCCCCAAAACAACCTCTACCGCTACATCatttgcatcacacatgagctcaaaaagAACACACAAATTTGGAGCGAAATGATGGGCGTATTAGTCAACTTGAGATTTAGAAACTCAAAGGCTCTCATGCAATAATCATTGAAATgaaacttggcatctttctccAAAAGCTTGCATAACTGGTTCACCACTttagagaaatccttgatgaaatgcCGGTAAAATCCTGCGTGGCCTAAGAAACTCGGCACACctttgactgaagttggaggtgaaagtttagaaatcacctcaatctttgccttgtcgacttcaatgccattctttgagatcttgtggccaaggacaatgcctttctcaaccatgaaatgacacttctctCAATTGAGCACcaagtttgtttcttcacatcttgccaacaTTTTGTCCAAGTTTACtaaacaatcatcaaaagaatttcCGACCATtgaaaagtcatccatgaagacttctaggaaatcctccaccatgtccatGAAGATAGCCATCACACACCTTTGAAAATTCGCGGGTGCATTGCATAACCCAAAATGGCATCCGCGAGAATGAgaaagtaccataaggacatgtgaaagtagttttctcttgatcctccggagcaataagaatttgattgtagcgggaatacccatcaaggaaataatagaaagCATGGTCGGCCAATATATCAAACATTTGATCTAGGAAGGGAAGTGGGAATtgatccttccttgtgactttgttgagcttgcgatagtccatacacactctccactcggtcaccgttcttgtaggaatcaactcattcttgtcATTGGTGACCCCCATAAAGCCCcttttctttgggacacattgaaccAGATAAGTCCACGAACTATTAGAAATAAGGTAAACAACCCcgacatctaaccacttgatgatATCCTTCTTGACAACCTCTTTCATggcttcattgagtctcctttgatatTCAATAGATGGTTTGGCACCTTCTTTTAAATTAATCtagtgcatgcaaaatgcggggcttattccccgaatatccgccaaagtccatccaatagccttcttcctcttttgtagcaccgcCAATGTAGATTCTACttgcacgttagtcaaacaagaggaaataATAACCGATAAAGTAGAAAAAGGGACAAGAAATTCATACCAAAAATGTGGAGGCAAAGGCTTGAACTCCAAGATGGGAGACTCCTCAATTGAAGTCCTTGTTGGAGGACTAgttctattctcaagatccaaggacaatttgtgaggctcataagtgtacgacccTATCCCTTGCAGAGAGTTCACACATTTCACATAAGCCTCCATTTCTTCATCATCGCAATTGAGCAAGAAGGTCTCCAATGTATCATCAACATTCATCACAGTACTTGTTTCATCCACAATCACATCGGTCACCAaatccacaaaagaacacacCTCATTTCTATTGAGTTTCCTCATAGACTTAGACACATGGAaaaccactttctcatcaccaaCCCGGAAGGTAAGTTCTCCGGATTCCACATCAACTAGAGCCTTCCTCGTAGTAAGGAAAGGTCTCCTAAGAATAATCGACACCTTATAGTCAACCAAATagtcaacctcacaatcaagaataacaaaaTCCTCCAGGAGAATGAATTTATCAATAcgaaccaacatatcatcaatgatACCCAACAATCTCTTCATGGTATGatccgccatttgtaatctcatagatgtgggtcttggtttcccaatttccaaagtcttgaaaaccgaatagggcatcaaattgatactttccCCAAGATCACAATGAGCTTTAGAAAAGTCGCCACTTCCAATGGTAAAAGGGATTGTGAAAGTGTCGGGATCTCCCAATTTAGAAGCCATTgaatgcacaattgcactcacttgatgagtcatctttatagtttcacaattcatCGACCGCTTCTTCGTCACCAaatccttcatgaactttgcataactGGGCATTTTCTCCAAAGCCTCAACcaatggcacattaatagatagactcttcatcatgtcaatgaacctTTTGAGTTAATTCTTGCCATTTTTCTTGGtaagcctttgaggatatggaggagtaggccttggcattggtgccttagcctttggcactaACGGTTTCAGTATGTCAACAATGTtgtccctagatgggttcacttCCTCATGAGTCTCCTCCACAttttcatcaatatcaatcctcacttcatcatTTTCTTGCACTTCATTGTTCGGGATTTCAACTTCTTGCATCACTCTCTCATCATCCATAAGCTTCTTTTGACTTGAGGTGGTGCATTCCCACATTTTCCACTCCTTGTAGTAATGGCCATGGCATGTACCGTGTTGTTCCCACTCTTTGGGTTCACCACagtgtcacttggtagtgccccctagGACGACTATTTAAAGCTTGCGAGATTTTCCCCAACTGAACTTCCATATTGCGAATTGAAGTGTTGTGAGAGGCTAGCTGAGCCCCAGAGACgacattcttctccatcattttcttgaacatgttctcaattcgtcccatctcattgttggaagaGCTTGGACCATGGGAAGGATATGGAGGCAAGttgctcggttgttgatacatcggaggcctttgaaagcccgaCACCCAATTTTCTTGGTTATTGTTCCATCCCCCTTGGTTGTTGCCTTCCAAATATCCTTGACTATtgccactccaattgccttggttattttTACCATtccgatttccttgattgttttgattgttccaattcccttggttgttaccaccattccaattaccttggttgCTAGAATTCTAATTCTCTTGATTACCTTGAGGTCGCCATTCTTGATGATTCAGGCCTTGAGAGTTGTTTCTTTTCCCTTGGAAGTTGTTCATATATTGTACTTCCTTCTCTTGTTCATTGTAAGATTCATCTTGATCAAACCCACTATCATCTTGTACAAAATTTTCCACATGGTTTTGCACTTGTGGACCCTTTCACCTTCTCTTGTTTACCATCATACTAACTCCCTCTATTGTATTGACTTGCTTAGGACTTTGAACTTTTTGAAGTTGAGCCTTGGCTAATTAATTCATTGTGGTGGTCAACTCGGCAATCGCTTGCTCATGATCATGCAATTCTTTATGTAGGTGAATCACATTAGGATCACCTTGAGGGACATTTGATCTACTTTACTATGCCTATGAAGTATCCGCCATTTCATCTAAGATCTTAGAAGCTTCCGCATATGGCGTTGTCATGAAATTCCACCGGCAAGTTGGTTGACCACGCATTGATTGGTAGTATTGATCCTCCCtatagaaagtttgttgaatcatgcCTCTGTCATGTCATTTTTTGGTAACTCTTTCACGATAGTTCGGTACCTCTcacatatctcatgcaaaggctcATTGGGTTCTTGTTTGAATACTAGAATCTCATCTCTAAGAGTAGCCATATGCCcaggagaaaagaacttggaaataaatttctcccccaattcatcccatgtatggataGAATGGTTTGGCAATCTCTCTAACCAATCCAAGGCTTTCCACCATAGAGAGAAGGGAAATAGCCTTAATAGTAAAGCATCCTCGGAGACATTTGTAAGTTTACTCCCTTAGAAAGtgtccacaaaccccttcaagtgTTTGTATGCATTTTGATTCGGAGCCTTGGTAAACAATCCATGTTGCTCTAGCAATGTGAGCATAAGATTTGTGATTTAGAAGTTGCCTACTCTAATGGGGGCGGGACTATGGCACTTGCATACCCTTCATTCGGCAACACCTAGTGTGGAGCCGCTCTTTGTGGAGGTGGGGGTGGAACAGGAACGTTGTCTTAAGGAGTATGCCTCatctatttgcttgaggttcaagaggaacctcttcaACTTGGTCATCTTCCACGTCCACATCCCCCATGGGCatgtttccaagaggatcattgttgTTGAGAGACATTGTTTCACCTACAACTGTTTCACACAAAAGATTAGTAACACGGAAGGAAAAGGAGACAATTCACACACAAAACAGAATATATGGCTAAATCTGTTTTTAGCTCCCCGATAATGGTGCCAATAATTGATCTCGATCAGGTCACATCTCTATTCGAGGCTATGAAACGGTCaatgcaatagtaatacccaactaaGCATTTGGATCGAATTCCTCAATGAGCTATATGAATGGGATTTAGGAGTATATATTGTGGTAAAAGAGCTTGAACTATCTTAGATTGCACTTTCACAAAAATGGTTGTTTCTAGGTCTAatttaaactaagattgcaagataaataattgaaactaagaaattgtgtttttgttattgttttcaaataatataaaaggcatagggctatgaccttcacctaggtgtttgcctaacggATTGTAAATTTTAAAGCTTGTTTTGTTGGTCGGGGTATATTATAGCTAACAATACTCAAATACCCACTCAATGCCTCTCGATAAGatagtgattttgcccaatttgactttctcaagtccaaatgggtattgaacaaaacaattgataaaatgctcaagtcggattttactatctctaggttcaaccctttaattgggactatcaatctcttgattttatcccaaattcttagtcaagttttcctagactaagtctctctttctcaactagaaaccaagtcaaataggcatgaactaatatttgcaaccattaattctacaattaaaagcaagaacaaggctaaataataaacatccaaccataaacaagccataaatcaaacacccattaggtttacacactagggttgggtcacaaccctaagttaaaaatctagctactcataatgggtATAGAAGAAAATATAGAGGAAAAGATGATAAAACTCATATTGCAAGATTATAACATGAAAAGCCAATGTTGAATCATCAAAATAAGCTAAAGTTGCCTAAAAGAGTAAGAAGAAAGGACTACATGACTTTTAATATTCTAAATGTGACCGAAATTCGTGAAACTAGTCTATTTTTACAAACCTagaattttcggacaaaaatgccctttcagaggTTCTGCGGCCgtacaattccatgtgcggtccgcacttctctTCAGTCGTGATAGGAGTTGGATCTGCAACCACACAATTCTGGAATGCGGTCGCGTCTCTCacattctgcggtccgcacaattctTGGTGCGGTCGCACAAGGCTCTTCTGCGAACCGTACATTTCTGAGTACGGCTGCATAGCTGACTTCTGCGGCGGCACAATAATTGTGCAGTCTGCATTTCCTTTAAGCTTGAATTTATGACTCTCCGAACTTTAGCTCTTGTATAActactgcggccgcacaataattgtgtggtccgcactttgcACTAGGAACCTGATGGATTTCCCTTCACATTCTATGGCCGCAGATGGAaatctgcggtccgcactttaAGTCGTTGTGCCTGatttttgtccttgagttcagatcaatccttcttgagttggatttcatcttagtggctcattttccaatacttctacaattaagcatatttcatcagttatcgggaatacaattaaacatttttggactaaaacgaaagtaaaaagGTGCtcataa
Coding sequences within:
- the LOC138879840 gene encoding uncharacterized protein, coding for MMKSLSINVPLVEALEKMPSYAKFMKDLVTKKRSMNCETIKMTHQVSAIVHSMASKLGDPDTFTIPFTIGSGDFSKAHCDLGESINLMPYSVFKTLEIGKPRPTSMRLQMADHTMKRLLGIIDDMLVRIDKFILLEDFVILDCEVDYLVDYKVSIILRRPFLTTRKALVDVESGELTFRVGDEKVVFHVSKSMRKLNRNEVCSFVDLVTDVIVDETSTVMNVDDTLETFLLNCDDEEMEAYVKCVNSLQGIGSYTYEPHKLSLDLENRTSPPTRTSIEESPILEFKPLPPHFWYEFLVPFSTLSVIISSCLTNVQVESTLAVLQKRKKAIGWTLADIRGISPAFCMH